A single genomic interval of uncultured Sphaerochaeta sp. harbors:
- the brxL gene encoding BREX system Lon protease-like protein BrxL — protein sequence MNELDKKINECFAGLVVRKDLVKEVKGNAIVPTFVLEYLLGQYCASDDDDTIRSGIDMVKSILAEHYVHRNEANLTRSLIKERGHHKVIDKIQVSLNDKKDVYEAEFSNLGLKEVLVDSDTIKAHPKLLVNGVWCIADLEYEPSEDKKVSPWILDTLKPIQLSSFDMNLYLEQRKKFSSEEWMDLLMQSIGFNPEHFSNRGKLLQLVRLIPFCERNYNLIELGPKGTGKSHIYSEFSPHGMLLSGGEVTVPKLFVNNSNGRIGLVGYWDAVAFDEFAGKSKRVDKALVDILKGYMANKTFSRGIETLGAEASLAFVGNTQHNVPFMLKHTDLFDELPDKYRDSAFLDRLYYYIPGWEVEIIRGEMFSSGYGFVVDYLAEVLRSFRDVDFSDRIGKYFTVSSDISTRDRDAIRKTFSGLMKILHPTGEASKEEAEEILKFALEGRKRVKDQMIRIDHTFPQVHFGYKDNASGKDFTVTTLEEREYPRHYYQNIELEDQVVPKEVPEAKAETVPEMVIEEPVANVAEKKEEGLKEHQEVYEEGQKGVSYDLLFGPYLAGASEITVTDPYIRAYFQIRNMMEFLETVARFKAPEDEVEVRLITCPDDFNSAQQQDNLDRLSEAMQTVGIDFSWEYDVKGTIHARHIVTDTGWKIDIDRGLDIFQKFDMNDGLAITNRMQEYRQCKRFEVTYRETGK from the coding sequence ATGAATGAACTTGATAAGAAAATAAACGAATGTTTTGCTGGACTTGTGGTCAGAAAGGATCTGGTCAAGGAAGTCAAAGGCAATGCAATTGTTCCTACCTTCGTCCTGGAGTATCTCCTTGGGCAGTACTGTGCTTCCGATGATGATGACACCATCAGAAGTGGTATTGATATGGTGAAGAGCATCCTTGCCGAACACTATGTGCACCGCAATGAAGCAAACCTCACTCGTTCCCTTATCAAGGAGCGGGGTCATCACAAGGTGATCGACAAAATTCAGGTGTCACTGAATGACAAGAAGGATGTCTATGAGGCTGAATTCTCCAACCTTGGCCTGAAGGAGGTCTTGGTTGACTCTGATACCATCAAGGCTCACCCCAAGCTGTTGGTAAACGGGGTGTGGTGTATCGCAGATCTTGAGTATGAACCATCAGAGGATAAGAAGGTCTCCCCTTGGATCCTCGATACTCTTAAACCCATCCAGCTCTCAAGTTTTGACATGAACCTCTACCTGGAACAGCGAAAGAAGTTTTCATCAGAAGAGTGGATGGATCTTCTGATGCAGAGCATCGGCTTCAACCCAGAGCATTTCAGCAATCGAGGGAAGTTGCTCCAATTGGTGAGACTTATCCCTTTCTGCGAGCGCAACTATAATTTGATTGAACTAGGACCAAAAGGAACCGGTAAGAGTCATATCTACTCAGAGTTTTCCCCGCATGGCATGCTCCTTTCCGGGGGAGAGGTAACCGTACCAAAGTTGTTCGTGAACAACAGTAACGGAAGGATAGGATTGGTAGGGTACTGGGATGCAGTTGCCTTTGATGAGTTTGCAGGTAAGTCTAAACGAGTCGATAAAGCGCTTGTCGATATCCTGAAGGGATATATGGCGAACAAGACCTTCAGTCGTGGTATAGAGACCCTTGGGGCGGAGGCTTCCCTGGCATTCGTGGGCAATACGCAGCACAACGTCCCCTTTATGCTTAAGCATACAGACCTTTTTGATGAGCTTCCCGACAAATATCGAGACTCTGCGTTCCTTGACCGCCTCTACTATTACATACCTGGCTGGGAGGTGGAGATTATTCGGGGTGAAATGTTCTCGAGTGGATATGGCTTTGTCGTTGATTACCTTGCAGAAGTTCTGCGTTCATTCAGGGACGTCGATTTCTCAGATCGGATTGGTAAATATTTCACGGTATCCTCGGATATCTCCACACGTGACAGGGATGCCATTCGAAAAACCTTCTCCGGGCTCATGAAGATTCTCCATCCAACAGGGGAGGCTTCAAAAGAGGAAGCTGAGGAGATTCTCAAGTTTGCATTGGAGGGAAGGAAACGAGTGAAGGATCAGATGATCCGAATTGATCATACCTTTCCCCAGGTACATTTTGGGTATAAGGACAATGCATCTGGAAAGGATTTTACGGTTACCACGCTTGAAGAACGGGAATACCCAAGACACTACTATCAAAACATTGAATTGGAAGACCAGGTTGTTCCTAAAGAGGTTCCCGAAGCAAAGGCAGAAACCGTCCCTGAAATGGTCATAGAAGAGCCTGTAGCAAATGTTGCAGAAAAGAAAGAAGAAGGACTCAAGGAACACCAAGAAGTCTATGAGGAAGGTCAGAAAGGTGTCTCCTATGATCTGTTGTTTGGCCCTTATTTAGCCGGAGCTTCAGAGATAACTGTTACAGATCCCTATATCAGGGCTTACTTCCAAATAAGGAATATGATGGAGTTCCTTGAAACCGTAGCAAGGTTCAAGGCTCCTGAAGATGAAGTAGAGGTTCGACTGATCACCTGTCCCGATGATTTCAACAGCGCGCAGCAACAAGATAATTTGGACAGACTCAGTGAGGCCATGCAAACAGTAGGCATTGATTTCTCTTGGGAGTACGACGTCAAGGGAACCATACATGCCAGGCACATTGTCACTGATACAGGTTGGAAGATTGATATCGATAGAGGCCTGGATATCTTCCAGAAGTTTGACATGAACGATGGACTGGCTATCACTAATAGAATGCAAGAATACAGGCAGTGCAAGCGGTTTGAGGTGACGTATAGAGAAACCGGAAAATGA
- the pglZ gene encoding BREX-1 system phosphatase PglZ type A, giving the protein MDQRSIASLAKLFEQYRIVFWYDDKKTLRDDYEALEMDGVTKLELANNEFSLKYRLLREETKKKFLVYHEGPRPDDEDNWLLDILLYQGEFHTDQAAIMLSDLGLEPRFLSLINTHHTFFDNKVRVQQLKRLLSDDESIQQFPGKLLAVCTGNDNPQFEYSLMALLTEASWEKDEKFNLIQRCNLTEYLWSEVKRRYGYAPEKPGLTDFAFELFSSDFAAQTGGEPSLSLQGGVFLRHWKDSKAYSSSYIWYSSQCEMELNVPSKLASMDFRLVLESDLFKAIDKHCIRGILEEVTNRTVNEEKVAQWIRTRRVSQWYENEFQHHYEALGCASKFFTAIQNIEISIQTVSDGVRLYSGAWKDVDQLYRLYLYHVGKADAASLFSGLSETIENHYNNTYLMPLNNAWSEAIERTGKWDASPYQLQSNFYNHYIKPVVEKDNKICVIISDGMRYEVADQLMSLINAMDKHSADIEPMLSLLPSYTQLGMAALLPHTKLSFQGDGSVVLADGVSTVGQTNREKILRGALGGKAVVFDAETLLNAKSEEFRNVVRENQVLYVYHNVIDKIGDSRDSEERVFSATADALEELLRLVKKLTSANAYNLIVTADHGFLYQNSALDDSDFVSQPVPDAGAFLTDRRFLVGHGLEEHPSMLTFQAKDLHLSGDCVVQVPRGINRMRMKGSGSRYVHGGASLQEVVVPVIKVNKGRQADTTYVDVDVLKGSSNKITSGQLSVTFYQRQAISDKVKPLRIRAGIYTSDDILISDSKELTFDFTSENARDRELKSRFMFGNSAEAMRSQQVELRLEVPIENTNKWKPYATYMYVIQRQFVTDF; this is encoded by the coding sequence ATGGATCAGAGAAGTATAGCAAGCCTAGCCAAGCTCTTTGAACAGTATCGTATTGTGTTCTGGTATGACGATAAGAAAACCCTCAGGGACGACTATGAAGCACTTGAGATGGATGGTGTCACCAAGCTGGAGCTTGCCAATAATGAGTTCTCCTTGAAATATCGTTTGCTTAGGGAAGAGACAAAGAAAAAATTCCTTGTCTACCATGAGGGCCCTAGGCCAGATGACGAGGATAATTGGTTGCTTGATATTCTCCTCTACCAGGGAGAGTTCCACACGGACCAAGCGGCAATCATGCTCTCTGACCTTGGACTCGAACCCAGGTTCCTCTCCCTGATCAACACACACCACACATTCTTTGACAATAAAGTTCGAGTACAGCAGTTGAAGAGACTGCTTTCAGATGATGAGTCCATCCAGCAGTTCCCGGGAAAGCTTCTCGCTGTCTGTACAGGGAATGACAATCCCCAGTTTGAGTATTCCTTGATGGCTCTGCTTACAGAAGCCTCTTGGGAGAAGGATGAGAAATTCAATCTGATCCAACGTTGCAATCTCACTGAATACTTATGGAGTGAAGTAAAGCGACGGTATGGATATGCCCCTGAAAAGCCTGGACTGACTGATTTCGCTTTTGAACTCTTCTCATCAGACTTTGCAGCCCAGACAGGAGGAGAGCCAAGTCTCTCATTGCAGGGTGGGGTGTTTCTACGCCACTGGAAGGACAGCAAAGCATATAGTTCCAGCTATATCTGGTACTCTTCTCAGTGTGAGATGGAACTGAATGTCCCCTCGAAACTTGCATCAATGGATTTCAGGTTGGTGCTTGAAAGTGATCTGTTCAAGGCGATAGACAAACATTGCATCAGGGGAATTCTTGAGGAAGTTACCAATAGAACCGTGAATGAAGAGAAGGTAGCACAATGGATCAGGACAAGAAGAGTCTCGCAGTGGTATGAGAATGAATTCCAACACCACTATGAGGCGCTGGGCTGTGCCTCCAAGTTCTTTACTGCAATCCAGAACATTGAGATTTCCATCCAGACAGTCTCAGACGGGGTTAGATTGTACAGTGGGGCATGGAAGGATGTTGACCAACTCTATCGCCTGTATCTCTACCATGTAGGCAAAGCTGATGCAGCATCACTTTTCTCAGGACTCTCAGAGACCATTGAAAACCATTACAACAACACCTATCTTATGCCGTTGAACAACGCATGGAGTGAAGCAATCGAGAGAACGGGTAAGTGGGATGCCTCTCCCTACCAACTCCAAAGCAATTTCTATAATCACTACATTAAACCGGTGGTAGAGAAAGACAATAAAATCTGTGTCATCATTTCTGATGGTATGCGCTACGAGGTGGCTGACCAGCTTATGTCTCTTATCAATGCAATGGACAAACACTCTGCAGACATTGAGCCGATGCTCTCCCTTTTGCCTTCCTATACACAACTGGGAATGGCAGCATTATTGCCACATACGAAACTTTCATTCCAGGGAGATGGTTCTGTTGTGCTTGCTGATGGAGTTTCGACGGTGGGACAGACAAATAGGGAGAAGATCCTTCGGGGAGCCCTCGGAGGCAAGGCTGTCGTATTTGATGCCGAGACATTGCTCAATGCAAAGAGTGAAGAGTTCCGTAACGTAGTACGAGAAAACCAGGTCTTATATGTCTACCACAATGTGATTGATAAGATCGGGGACAGTCGCGATTCCGAGGAACGGGTTTTCTCGGCTACTGCTGATGCACTGGAAGAGTTGCTCAGGTTGGTCAAGAAACTTACCTCTGCAAATGCTTACAACCTTATAGTGACGGCTGACCATGGGTTCCTCTACCAGAACAGTGCTCTTGATGACAGTGATTTTGTGAGCCAGCCTGTCCCTGATGCAGGAGCTTTCCTTACTGACCGTCGATTCCTGGTAGGGCATGGCTTGGAAGAACATCCCTCGATGCTCACATTTCAGGCAAAGGATTTGCATCTGAGTGGTGATTGTGTGGTACAGGTACCAAGGGGTATCAACAGGATGAGGATGAAGGGATCTGGGAGTAGGTATGTACATGGAGGAGCAAGCCTCCAGGAAGTGGTGGTACCAGTGATCAAGGTGAACAAGGGAAGACAGGCAGATACGACCTACGTTGATGTTGATGTGTTAAAAGGATCAAGCAACAAGATTACCAGTGGACAGCTGAGTGTAACGTTCTATCAGAGGCAAGCAATCTCTGACAAGGTAAAACCACTAAGAATTCGTGCAGGTATCTATACTTCTGATGATATACTGATCAGCGATAGCAAAGAGCTTACCTTTGACTTTACTTCAGAGAATGCTCGTGATCGAGAGTTGAAATCAAGGTTTATGTTCGGCAATTCAGCAGAAGCAATGAGAAGCCAACAGGTTGAGTTGCGACTGGAAGTTCCAATTGAGAATACAAACAAGTGGAAGCCTTACGCAACGTATATGTATGTAATTCAGAGACAGTTTGTGACTGATTTCTAG
- the pglX gene encoding BREX-1 system adenine-specific DNA-methyltransferase PglX, whose translation MKKINKYLYRVTADDFQKIPGSPIAYWVSDKIFTIFQNCIQLKTFSKGSTGLQTSNSDKFLRFWQEINKSSIHVKWMPFAKGGGYRKWYGNVEHLVNWDDNGKDVKTYVAKKYPYLKGNYGLVVKNENTYFLKGVLTSRITSGKLAFRIKASNEIYSDACTAIFPNDSDFFLSLLSSKLLRIIEDLNPTINFQASDIEKFPILTHALKLPISDTVNICLSISQSDWDSYETSWDFTSLPLLDASYRGDTLASTYSNLRAHWNDLTLEMQRLEEENNRIFIEAYGLEDELTPDVPLKEITLTCNPYYRYGDNKSDSELEELLLADTMKELISYAVGCMFGRYSLDKPGLILANQGETYEDYCRLVPGSSFPADEDNAIPVLDGDWFSDDIVMRFRKFLRVAFGEEKYEENLRFVEKALGKDLRQYFLKDFYNDHVRRYKKRPIYWMFSSPDGSFNVLIYMHRYRPDTASIVLNEYLREYQVKLSSYMESLRRKEGNPDLSKGEKTKALKELDKLRKTQDILATYERDVLFPLANQRIEIDLDDGVKVNYPKFGTALKKVPGLEAKE comes from the coding sequence ATGAAAAAAATAAATAAATATTTATACAGGGTAACTGCAGATGATTTCCAGAAGATACCAGGGAGTCCGATCGCGTATTGGGTGAGTGATAAGATATTTACAATTTTCCAAAATTGCATACAATTAAAAACCTTTTCGAAGGGCTCAACTGGATTGCAAACGAGTAACAGTGATAAGTTTCTTAGATTCTGGCAAGAAATTAATAAATCTTCAATTCATGTAAAATGGATGCCATTTGCAAAAGGTGGAGGATATAGAAAATGGTATGGTAATGTTGAGCATCTGGTTAATTGGGATGATAACGGAAAAGATGTAAAAACCTATGTGGCAAAAAAATATCCATACCTTAAAGGCAATTATGGATTAGTTGTTAAAAATGAGAATACATATTTCTTAAAAGGTGTTTTGACATCAAGAATAACTTCTGGAAAACTTGCATTTCGTATAAAAGCAAGCAATGAAATCTATTCAGATGCATGTACAGCAATATTTCCGAATGATTCTGACTTCTTTTTATCACTTTTATCTTCTAAGTTGCTTCGAATTATTGAGGATCTAAATCCGACTATTAATTTTCAAGCTAGCGATATTGAAAAATTCCCAATATTGACTCACGCTTTAAAGCTGCCAATATCAGATACAGTAAATATTTGTTTAAGTATCTCACAATCCGATTGGGACTCCTATGAAACCTCCTGGGACTTCACTTCTCTTCCCTTGCTTGATGCTTCCTATCGTGGTGATACTCTTGCTTCCACGTATTCAAATCTCCGAGCTCATTGGAACGATTTGACTTTGGAAATGCAACGACTTGAGGAAGAGAATAACCGCATCTTCATCGAAGCCTATGGCCTTGAAGATGAACTGACTCCAGATGTCCCTCTCAAGGAGATTACCCTCACCTGCAATCCCTATTACCGGTACGGTGATAACAAGAGCGATTCTGAACTGGAAGAGCTGCTACTTGCCGATACCATGAAGGAACTCATCTCCTATGCGGTTGGATGCATGTTTGGTCGATATTCTCTTGATAAGCCCGGTTTGATCCTAGCCAACCAGGGAGAAACCTACGAGGATTATTGTAGGCTCGTCCCCGGCTCTTCCTTTCCTGCAGATGAGGATAACGCTATTCCTGTCTTGGATGGCGACTGGTTCAGTGATGACATTGTTATGCGTTTCAGGAAGTTCTTGCGTGTTGCCTTTGGTGAAGAGAAGTACGAAGAGAACCTGCGCTTTGTGGAAAAAGCTCTTGGAAAGGATCTCAGGCAGTACTTCCTCAAGGACTTCTACAATGACCATGTGAGACGTTACAAGAAACGACCGATATACTGGATGTTCAGCTCTCCTGATGGCAGTTTTAATGTACTCATCTATATGCATCGGTACAGACCCGATACTGCAAGTATCGTGCTCAATGAGTATCTCCGTGAATACCAAGTTAAACTCTCTTCCTATATGGAAAGTTTAAGAAGGAAGGAAGGAAATCCTGATCTGAGCAAGGGAGAGAAGACCAAGGCGTTGAAGGAGCTCGACAAGTTGCGTAAGACGCAAGATATCCTTGCAACCTATGAGAGAGATGTACTCTTCCCCTTGGCAAACCAGAGGATAGAGATCGATCTTGATGACGGGGTGAAAGTCAACTATCCAAAGTTTGGTACAGCCTTGAAGAAAGTGCCTGGCCTGGAAGCGAAGGAGTAG
- a CDS encoding Shedu immune nuclease family protein — MIEFMQEEDKLILSYQPEHRDVSWIDSRFETNDEVIIKKCFSFSLDKLYTKFEDSNSEIRLFVIGRLYNDYFEIDKEVLGIENDLLLSKDININIKSFVATGDISIFRRIDQLVKEPIVIGGSRDDAIPYIDFRKLLKLFPTKTTLTHFANARITGLLKDYFETITDAQVKFEEHLSRMGKLAENIKANSCSQTSIISEPIRKYELEKYEYLLQEMELMLKNYEAYTEQDWQEKILQIILLIFPKYSYVLKELKVKDYCTKSDKPVNRKIDIALIDFDGNLDIIEIKKPFPSAILSGKPSYRDNYIPRRDLLGSVMQVEKYILYLQKWGKKGEIETLIAAQKKIPKCSKISITNPKGMIIIGRNIGFSSKQKLDFEVIRRKYSNIVDIITYDDLIQRLKNIITRFEVTDEKNK; from the coding sequence ATGATTGAATTTATGCAAGAAGAAGATAAATTAATACTGTCATACCAACCTGAACATCGAGATGTATCTTGGATTGATTCTAGATTTGAAACAAACGATGAAGTTATTATTAAAAAGTGTTTTTCATTTTCATTGGACAAATTATATACAAAATTTGAAGATAGCAATTCAGAAATAAGATTGTTTGTTATTGGGAGGCTGTATAATGACTATTTTGAGATAGATAAAGAAGTTTTAGGAATAGAAAATGATTTGCTCCTTTCAAAGGACATAAATATCAACATAAAGTCATTTGTTGCTACAGGTGATATCTCAATATTTCGACGTATAGATCAATTAGTTAAAGAGCCCATAGTTATTGGTGGCAGCAGAGATGATGCTATTCCCTATATTGATTTCAGAAAACTTCTGAAATTATTTCCGACAAAAACAACATTAACTCACTTTGCAAATGCAAGAATAACTGGATTGCTGAAAGATTACTTTGAGACTATAACCGATGCTCAAGTAAAATTTGAAGAACATTTATCACGAATGGGAAAGTTAGCAGAGAACATTAAGGCTAATAGTTGTTCTCAGACATCAATTATTAGCGAACCAATTAGAAAGTATGAACTAGAAAAATATGAATACCTTCTTCAAGAAATGGAGTTGATGTTAAAAAATTACGAAGCATATACAGAGCAAGATTGGCAGGAAAAAATTCTTCAAATTATCCTTCTCATATTTCCTAAATACTCGTATGTGTTAAAAGAACTGAAAGTTAAGGACTACTGCACTAAAAGTGATAAACCTGTAAATAGAAAAATAGATATTGCATTGATAGATTTTGATGGAAATCTTGACATCATTGAAATTAAAAAGCCTTTTCCCTCGGCTATTTTATCAGGAAAACCCTCTTACAGAGATAACTATATTCCCAGAAGAGACCTTTTAGGTTCTGTTATGCAAGTTGAGAAATATATCTTGTACTTACAGAAATGGGGAAAGAAGGGAGAAATTGAAACCCTTATAGCTGCACAGAAAAAAATTCCTAAATGCTCAAAAATAAGTATAACAAACCCAAAGGGCATGATAATTATAGGAAGAAATATTGGTTTTTCTAGTAAGCAGAAACTTGATTTTGAAGTTATCAGAAGGAAGTATTCAAATATAGTTGATATAATTACATATGATGATTTGATTCAAAGGTTGAAAAACATCATCACTAGATTTGAGGTAACTGATGAAAAAAATAAATAA
- the pglX gene encoding BREX-1 system adenine-specific DNA-methyltransferase PglX, whose translation MDTTALKNFAQKARVDLIHQVGAQLKLVLASDSLARREEDKAVRELEARIERKGKEVVVEEVAYTWFNRFCALRFMDVNRYSTVGVVSPSDAQTQPEILSDAKMGVFDENVVSNKTKEKVLDLLSGRLKSKDAQGEAYRLLLVSYCNHLNRTIPYLFERITDYTELLLPTNLLAVNSILAECRDAMTEEACKDVEVIGWLYQYYISEKKDDVFKNFKKGKKAGPREIPAATQLFTPHWIVRYLVENSLGRLWMLNHPRSNLIAKMEYYIKPEQEESDFLRISKPEEIKVCDPACGSGHMLTYAFDLLYSIYEEQGYDPASIPSLILTNNLYGIEIDERAGELAAFALTMKARQKSRRFFSNPTEPQICVLKNVKIEPENLKEYVKHVGIDLFSEDVLATLNQFEEADNFGSLIIPATNNVGEVLQALSQKNMEGEMFLSETHEQIMTALTQADYLSRKYHVVVANPPYMGGGNMNGKLSDFAKKQYPNSKSDMCTMFIERNLKIVVNRGNIAMITMQSWMFLSSYEKLREKLIKESTITSMAHLGARAFDSIGGEVVSTTAFVIANYYRKGFAGTYIRLVDGSSEKEKQQIFKEVLKHD comes from the coding sequence ATGGATACTACTGCGTTAAAGAATTTTGCCCAGAAAGCACGTGTTGATCTGATACATCAGGTTGGAGCTCAATTGAAACTTGTGCTTGCCTCCGACAGTTTAGCCCGTAGGGAAGAAGATAAAGCTGTACGCGAGCTGGAAGCTCGAATAGAGCGAAAAGGAAAAGAGGTGGTTGTTGAGGAAGTAGCCTATACCTGGTTCAATCGATTCTGTGCGCTACGATTCATGGATGTGAACCGCTACAGCACTGTTGGTGTAGTCTCTCCATCAGATGCCCAGACACAGCCTGAGATTCTCTCAGATGCAAAGATGGGTGTCTTTGATGAGAACGTGGTATCGAATAAAACCAAGGAGAAGGTCCTGGATCTTCTCTCTGGGAGACTTAAGAGCAAGGATGCTCAAGGTGAGGCGTATCGCCTTCTCCTGGTCTCTTACTGCAACCACTTGAACAGAACAATTCCTTACTTGTTTGAACGCATCACCGACTATACAGAGTTGCTTTTGCCCACCAATCTGCTTGCGGTAAATTCCATTCTTGCCGAGTGCAGGGATGCGATGACAGAAGAAGCCTGTAAGGATGTTGAGGTTATTGGTTGGCTCTATCAGTACTACATCAGTGAAAAGAAAGATGACGTCTTCAAGAACTTCAAGAAGGGAAAGAAGGCAGGGCCTAGAGAAATTCCTGCGGCCACCCAGCTCTTCACCCCGCATTGGATCGTTCGTTACCTGGTTGAGAACTCCCTCGGAAGGCTTTGGATGCTCAACCATCCAAGGTCGAACCTCATTGCAAAGATGGAGTACTACATCAAACCGGAGCAAGAAGAGAGTGATTTCCTACGAATAAGCAAACCAGAAGAGATCAAGGTATGTGACCCTGCTTGTGGTTCTGGTCATATGCTGACCTATGCCTTCGATCTTCTCTACTCCATTTATGAGGAACAGGGATATGATCCTGCTTCCATTCCTTCTCTTATTCTCACGAATAATCTCTATGGTATTGAGATTGATGAACGAGCAGGAGAACTTGCTGCATTTGCCCTCACCATGAAAGCTCGTCAGAAGAGCAGACGATTCTTCAGTAATCCAACAGAGCCCCAGATCTGTGTGCTGAAGAATGTGAAGATTGAGCCAGAGAACCTCAAGGAGTATGTGAAGCATGTAGGAATTGATCTCTTCTCTGAGGACGTATTAGCAACCCTCAATCAGTTTGAGGAAGCAGATAACTTCGGCTCCCTCATCATTCCAGCAACCAACAATGTAGGAGAAGTGCTTCAGGCTCTCTCGCAAAAAAATATGGAAGGAGAGATGTTCCTCTCTGAGACACATGAGCAAATCATGACGGCACTAACACAAGCAGACTATCTGAGTCGGAAATATCACGTAGTAGTAGCCAACCCACCATATATGGGTGGGGGGAATATGAATGGCAAGTTATCGGATTTTGCCAAGAAGCAATATCCGAATAGTAAGTCTGATATGTGTACAATGTTTATTGAAAGAAACCTCAAAATAGTAGTCAATCGAGGCAATATTGCCATGATTACCATGCAGAGTTGGATGTTCCTTTCCTCCTATGAGAAGCTAAGAGAAAAGCTGATAAAAGAATCTACAATTACATCAATGGCTCATCTAGGGGCTAGAGCGTTCGATAGTATTGGTGGTGAGGTTGTCTCTACTACTGCCTTCGTCATTGCGAATTACTACAGAAAAGGTTTTGCAGGGACATATATTAGACTTGTAGATGGAAGTTCAGAGAAAGAAAAGCAACAAATTTTTAAAGAGGTGTTAAAGCATGATTGA